Below is a genomic region from Planctomycetota bacterium.
CAGCCGCCTCGCCCAGGACGGCGTGCGGTAAGAGCGCGAGCGTGCACCCCGCCAGGACCGCCGCCAGGGGCCATCGAAGCCGATTGCTTTTCATTTCACTACCTCCCGCTAAACAAACGAACAACTCGGCTCTTTATTCTATACGATTTTCGCGGAAAAGGGGCGACGGAAATTTGCCGCCAAAAAGGGGACGGGAGTCTTTTGCCGGAACGGCCCTCTCGTGCTTCGTAGCGAAGTAGCACTCTCTTCTCCGCCCTGCGTAGCGGGCTACGCAGAGCAGGGTCGCTACTTCGCAGAGTAGCATCGGGTGCTCTGCACAAAAGACTCCCGTCCCCTTTTTGGCCCCCGACGGCGCCGAAAATCTCCTTGAACGGGCCGCCCCCCGCGGCGAGAGTAGGCCCCATGAGCGACGCACGAGGAGCAAGACCTCCGCGGCGAAGCGGTGGAGCGGCTGGCCCGCGAGCGGAAATTGGTTGATGGGGGCGACCGGATCCTTATAATCAGCGGTCAGTTCCCCGGCCGGCCCGGCGGGACGGACACGCTTCGCGTCCACACCGTGGCGGGTCCGAAGGGAAAGGACGCCTCATGAGACATCCGACGGTCCTGGTGCTGGGCGCGGTGCTCGCGTTGGCGGCCGCGGGGTGCGCGGAGCGGGTGCGGCTCGACAATCCGCTCCTCTTGCGCGGGGCCGATGCCGACATGACCGAGAACGTCGCTAGGCGCATCCTTCAGGACCTCCGGTTCGAGATCGAGTACCCCGAAGCCAGCAAAGGCCGCATCGCCACGCGCGGCCTGACGGGCGCCTCCTGGTTCGAGTTCTGGCGCGAGGACACCCTCGGCACCGACCAGCGCATCGAGTCGAGCCTGCACACGACGCGGCGGCGCGTCACGGTGGCGATCACGCCCGTGGCCTCCGGCTCCGAGGTCTTCGTCCAGGTGACGAAGGAGAGACTGACGGCCCCGAACCTGGGTCCGGAAAGCATCGGCCAGGCATACTCCCTGTATGATTTTCAGATCTCAAAAATGTACGAGCGGGATGAAATCGCCCCGACCCACTACAAGTGGCTGGACGTCGGCCGCGACGAACTCCTCGAACAGAACATCCTGGCGCGCCTCGAACGGCGCATCCAGCCGCTCGCCCCGAAGCCGTAGAGGCGTCCGAGGCCAACGGGGCCTGGAAAGACGGGCTTACCGTCCGAGGATTTTTCCTGGTTTCCCCTTGTCCATTCCCCTGCGGGGAGCGCATACTTGTCGGGTGCAATGTTTCGCCGGCGGCATGGCATGTTGGGGGACAGTTCGATGAACCGGTTCGGCGCTGAAACGCCCACAGGCATCCTTGGGTGGTTGGTGCGAAGCGCGCTGGTAGTGCTGCTTGCTGTGACCGGCGCCCTGGAAGTTGCCTGTACCCAAGAACCTATGGCCGAAGAGATTCTTTTCCAGGACTTTGCCGCCGAGAGGGCGCGTATTCAGATCCTGGCCCGGAGCGAGACCGCCGATGGGATAAGCGTCGCCGTGAAACTCGGTGACGTCAAGTTTCCCGACAACGACGTTCTTGAGACCACGAAGCGGGCGTCGTTTCCCCAATGGCTGAAATACGAGGACGAGTACGTTACGTTCTACTACCCGAAGTCCCCGCACATCCGGCTTGAGGCCCCGGCCACGACGGAGGCTTTTACCGTTGTGGGCGGAGCGATGGGGACTACGGAGAACACCTTTTTCCGTTGCTATCGGCTTGTGATCGGCGACGGCGTCCCGTATTGCACCATCCTGTTGGACCGCAAGGACCATTTCGACGACGGCACGTGTTTTTGCGGGGCCGTGGTGTACAAAAAGTACCTTTTCAGGGACGGCTCGCTGTGGCGCTTTTCTTTCCTCGAGGACGGCCAGGTCAAGAAGATCCAGGTTCTGCGCGGCGGCTTGCGGGCGGTTTTGTTCGAGTGGACCCACATGGCGATCCACCAGGATGTGTATGTGAAAATCGGCTTGGGCTTGACCATGAAGGGACAGGGGAGCGATGAGGCTGCTCAGTCGCGGCAGATCATGGAAAAGTATGGTTTCGGCGGTCGGCTGGGGTTCCTTGAAAGGGGAATGTCGGCGGACCAAGTCGAAGCCCTTCTCGGTCAGCCGGCGGAAAGGCGGCCCGACGCGTTGGTTTATGAACAAGTAGACGGGCGCCACGTGACGTCCTTTCGCATCCCATTGGAGGGAGGCGTTTTTTGTCACCTTCCGCCTGACTACATAATATCGAGCAAGATACTTCCGCCGGAGAAGGGGTCGTTGGACTGGATCGAGGAAAAGGCGGAATACGGCCGGGTGCTCAACAGTGCCAGAGTGTACGACCTTGGCCCACTTACAAAGGAGGACGCAGCCTACATCTTCGACCGCTTCATCGAACTCGCACCCGCGGCGACCAGTGAGGAATGGCGCGTGCTTTGTGGCGCGGTGTGCGACCTGAGCCGCAAAGGATACAAGGATGACCGGATTCCCCCGATCCTACGCAAACGATACCAGGAGAAGAATCTCGACCAGAAGTGGACCGAGTACGCCCTTTGCGAGTACGACCCGCAAGGCAGCCAGGTCCTCTTTATCCAAAGGGCGCAGTGGCTTCTTGAGGTGTTCAGCGCCCCGAAGTACGCCGAGGAGGCGGATCCCGATTATTTGACATCGCCCAATACGGCAAACTTCTCCCCACTCCTGCGTTTCTTGGACTCGAGCAACCCGCTGTATGCCGAGATTATCTTACGATGTATGGACCACCCGAATGACACCATTCGCAAATGCGGCATCGAGGCTTGCGGTGGCCTCCCTCTGAGCCAGGTCCTTCCGAGGTTGATCGCTGGTCTCTCCGACAGAAGCGTCGAGGTCCGGGCCGAGTGCGCAGCACAGTTCTGGTACTACGGTGCAAGCGAACACTTGCCCTTGCTGAAGGCCCGGCTGGCGCAAGAGCAGGACTCGGGCGTCCGAGAGTATTTGGAACAGGCGATCCAGAGACTCTCACCGGACGGTCCGGCCGGATTGCCGCCGCAGGAAGGACCGGGGCGGCCATGACTACGCCCGCCATGAAACAATTCAAGCGCATCAAGGCCAAGTACCCCGACGCCATCCTCTTTTTCCGCATGGGCGACTTCTACGAACTCTTCTACGAGGACGCCCGCGTCGCCTCCAAGGTCATGGGCGTCGCCCTCACGAGCCGCTCCAAGGGCGAAAACCCCATCCCGATGTGCGGCGTGCCGTACCACGCCGTCGATTCGTATCTCGCGAAAATGATCCGCGCGGGTTTCCGCGTTGCTATCTGCGAACAGTTGGAAGACCCCGCGACGGCCCAGGGGCTGATCCATCGCGACGTCGTCCGCCTCGTCACGCCGGGCACCCTGACCGACGACGCGCTCCTGGAGGACAAGGAGAACAATTTCCTCGCCGCCCTCCATCGGAGCGGCGACGGGGCCGGCTTGGCCTGGGTGGACCTTTCGACCGGCGGTTTCTGGGCGCGGGACCTGGAGCGCGAGGCCCTGCTGGACGAACTGGTGCGCCTCCGGCCGCGCGAAATTCTCGTCGCCGAGGGCCTGCCCGAGTCGGACCCGGACCTCGCGCAGGCAGTGCGCGAGACGTGCGGCGCGCTCGTGACGGAACGGTCGGGCTTCGTCTTCGACCGCGACGAGGCCCAGCGCCTGCTGACGGCCCACTTCGGCACCGAGTCGCTCGACGGGTTCGGCGTCGGGGACCTGTCGGCCGGCGTCTCCGCCGCCGGGGCCATCGTGGATTACCTCCAGGAGACGCAGCGGACGAGTCTCGGCCACATCCGCCGGCTCGAGCGCGTCCAATCCGGCCGCTGGCTCCACCTCGACGAGACGACGCAACGGAGCCTCGAACTCGTGGAGACCTTGCGCGAACGCCGACGAGAGTTCAGCCTCCTCTGGGTCCTCGACCGGACCGAGACCGCCGCCGGCGCCCGGATGCTGAGGCAATGGATCCAGTGTCCGCTGGCGGCCGGCGCCCAGGTTCGCGCGCGCCTCGACGCCGTCGGGGAACTCGTCGCGGGGAGGGAACTCAGGACCGCACTCGCCGCGCTCCTGGCGGAGACGAGCGACATTGAGCGGATCGTCGGACGCGTCGCCACCAACCGCGCCACGCCGCGTGACCTCCTGGCCCTCGGCGGGACGCTCGCCCAACTGCCGGCCGTCAAGGCCCGCCTGGCGGACCGCGAGAGCGAACTGCTCACCGAGATTGAGGCCGACCTTGATTTGCTGGGCGACGTCCGCGAGTGCCTCCAGGTTGCCATCGCCGAGGACTCGCCGGCGCGTGTGGCGGACGGCGGCGTCATCCGCCCCGGATACAGCGAGGAACTCGACCATCTGCGTTCGGTCGGCTCGTCGGGCGCGCGGTGGCTCGCACGGTTCCAGGCCGAAGAGATCCAACGCGCCGGCATCCCGACGCTCAAGGTCGGCTACAACAAGATTTTCGGCTACTACATCGAGGTCACGAACACGCGCCGGGACCGCGTCCCGGCGGACTACGTCCGCAAGCAGACGCTCAAGAACGCCGAGCGGTACATCACCCCCGCGCTGAAAGAGCACGAGGTGGAGGTCCTCTCGGCCGAGGAGAAGGCGCTGGCGCTGGAGGCGAGGCTGTTCGAGGAGGTGCGCGGGCGCGTGGCGGCCGAGATTCCGAGGCTTCAGCGCACCGCCGAGGCGCTCGCGCGCCTGGACGCCCTCGGGAGCCTCGCGCGCGTCGCGTCGGAGCGAGGCTACGTCAAGCCCGCCGTCCTCGACGAGCCCGTCGTCGAGATCGAGGACGGCCGCCACCCGGTTCTGGAGCAGGTGCTCGGCTCGGAGTTCGTGCCGAACGACGTCGCCCTCGGCGGCGAACATCCACGCATCGGAATCATCACGGGGCCGAACATGGCCGGAAAGTC
It encodes:
- the mutS gene encoding DNA mismatch repair protein MutS; translated protein: MTTPAMKQFKRIKAKYPDAILFFRMGDFYELFYEDARVASKVMGVALTSRSKGENPIPMCGVPYHAVDSYLAKMIRAGFRVAICEQLEDPATAQGLIHRDVVRLVTPGTLTDDALLEDKENNFLAALHRSGDGAGLAWVDLSTGGFWARDLEREALLDELVRLRPREILVAEGLPESDPDLAQAVRETCGALVTERSGFVFDRDEAQRLLTAHFGTESLDGFGVGDLSAGVSAAGAIVDYLQETQRTSLGHIRRLERVQSGRWLHLDETTQRSLELVETLRERRREFSLLWVLDRTETAAGARMLRQWIQCPLAAGAQVRARLDAVGELVAGRELRTALAALLAETSDIERIVGRVATNRATPRDLLALGGTLAQLPAVKARLADRESELLTEIEADLDLLGDVRECLQVAIAEDSPARVADGGVIRPGYSEELDHLRSVGSSGARWLARFQAEEIQRAGIPTLKVGYNKIFGYYIEVTNTRRDRVPADYVRKQTLKNAERYITPALKEHEVEVLSAEEKALALEARLFEEVRGRVAAEIPRLQRTAEALARLDALGSLARVASERGYVKPAVLDEPVVEIEDGRHPVLEQVLGSEFVPNDVALGGEHPRIGIITGPNMAGKSTYIRQVALLVLMTHMGSWVPARRAAVGLVDRIFTRVGAADELARGRSTFMVEMTETANILNNATDKSLVILDEVGRGTSTFDGVALAWAATEHIARRIACRTLFATHYHELTELADVLEGVANFNVAVREWQDQVVFLHKIVPGGTDKSYGVHVARLAGVPR
- a CDS encoding HEAT repeat domain-containing protein codes for the protein MNRFGAETPTGILGWLVRSALVVLLAVTGALEVACTQEPMAEEILFQDFAAERARIQILARSETADGISVAVKLGDVKFPDNDVLETTKRASFPQWLKYEDEYVTFYYPKSPHIRLEAPATTEAFTVVGGAMGTTENTFFRCYRLVIGDGVPYCTILLDRKDHFDDGTCFCGAVVYKKYLFRDGSLWRFSFLEDGQVKKIQVLRGGLRAVLFEWTHMAIHQDVYVKIGLGLTMKGQGSDEAAQSRQIMEKYGFGGRLGFLERGMSADQVEALLGQPAERRPDALVYEQVDGRHVTSFRIPLEGGVFCHLPPDYIISSKILPPEKGSLDWIEEKAEYGRVLNSARVYDLGPLTKEDAAYIFDRFIELAPAATSEEWRVLCGAVCDLSRKGYKDDRIPPILRKRYQEKNLDQKWTEYALCEYDPQGSQVLFIQRAQWLLEVFSAPKYAEEADPDYLTSPNTANFSPLLRFLDSSNPLYAEIILRCMDHPNDTIRKCGIEACGGLPLSQVLPRLIAGLSDRSVEVRAECAAQFWYYGASEHLPLLKARLAQEQDSGVREYLEQAIQRLSPDGPAGLPPQEGPGRP